One part of the Terriglobia bacterium genome encodes these proteins:
- a CDS encoding tetratricopeptide repeat protein → MQRWLFLLIGFAIGFGVLYTWTKQRAPDVVKALPLEVDPNVPTDVSAANAASSNEPPPPPVDMARVKELTDKVKQNPKDFDSIVELGNINFDQKQYDDAISLYKKALEIRPDALNVQTDMGTAMFYLSRYDDAIAVFQNVLKTDPKNAQALFNLGVAMLHGKNDPKRALEYWEKLVETNPDHPQAPFVREQIKKLKEQQNKQ, encoded by the coding sequence GTGCAGCGGTGGCTGTTTCTATTGATCGGGTTCGCTATCGGTTTTGGTGTGCTCTACACCTGGACCAAACAGCGGGCGCCGGATGTTGTCAAGGCGCTGCCGCTTGAAGTCGATCCGAATGTGCCCACCGACGTCTCCGCGGCCAACGCGGCATCGTCGAACGAGCCTCCACCCCCGCCTGTAGATATGGCTCGGGTCAAGGAACTCACGGACAAGGTCAAGCAGAACCCCAAAGACTTCGATTCGATCGTCGAACTCGGCAATATTAATTTCGATCAGAAGCAATATGACGATGCGATCAGCCTGTACAAGAAGGCGTTGGAGATTCGCCCCGATGCCCTCAATGTCCAGACCGACATGGGGACCGCGATGTTCTATCTCAGCCGGTACGACGACGCGATCGCGGTCTTTCAGAACGTCCTGAAGACCGATCCGAAGAACGCCCAGGCGTTGTTCAATCTCGGCGTTGCCATGCTGCACGGAAAAAACGATCCCAAGCGCGCGCTGGAATACTGGGAAAAGCTGGTCGAAACCAATCCCGATCATCCGCAGGCTCCCTTCGTCAGAGAGCAGATCAAGAAGCTGAAGGAGCAGCAGAACAAGCAGTGA
- a CDS encoding FAD-binding oxidoreductase → MTIDGLPPLKVLRPDTVDDLAKLISNEKGAIVPFGAGTQLSFGNPLRSADTAVDLTQLSRITEYVPADLTIHVEAGVTLGQLHRTLLENKQFLPLDPWNGSAATIGGIAATNAQGPFRASGTIRDWIIGMKVVEVSGKISKSGGRVVKNVTGYDLHKLYTGSLGTLAVISEISLKLRANFERTATAIAQFGDARAAAACLASLRTGPLQPVACVWSGSNNEIWLRFGEHAKAVEWQLKNLPKDADWTAHEGADEAAVWEQLRQRYNGFGPVVVRVVGLPTQVHEIIEEYRPSGWIAHGLNGIVLMRLDSGDEIPRIRQKYRVVIERAPLEVRRGVATFGITGAEADLMKKMKSAFDPDGRLNPGRHVDGERL, encoded by the coding sequence TTGACGATCGACGGTCTGCCGCCCTTGAAGGTTCTCCGGCCCGACACTGTCGACGACCTTGCGAAGCTTATCTCGAACGAAAAAGGCGCGATCGTTCCTTTCGGCGCCGGCACGCAGCTTTCCTTTGGAAACCCTTTAAGAAGTGCGGACACTGCCGTCGATCTGACGCAGCTGTCGCGGATAACGGAATACGTTCCCGCGGATCTTACGATCCATGTCGAAGCCGGCGTTACCTTGGGTCAGCTGCATCGCACACTGCTGGAAAACAAACAATTCCTGCCGCTGGATCCGTGGAACGGATCAGCAGCGACGATTGGCGGGATCGCGGCGACGAACGCGCAGGGACCGTTCCGGGCGTCGGGTACGATCCGGGATTGGATCATCGGCATGAAGGTGGTCGAAGTCAGCGGGAAAATTTCGAAGTCCGGCGGCCGGGTTGTAAAAAACGTTACCGGATACGACCTCCACAAGCTGTACACCGGCTCGCTGGGAACTCTTGCCGTCATTAGCGAAATCAGTCTGAAACTCCGGGCAAACTTCGAACGCACGGCGACGGCCATCGCGCAATTCGGGGATGCCCGCGCTGCCGCCGCATGTCTGGCTTCCTTGAGGACAGGGCCGCTGCAGCCCGTTGCCTGTGTGTGGTCTGGCTCGAACAATGAAATATGGCTCCGTTTCGGAGAGCATGCCAAGGCCGTCGAATGGCAATTGAAGAATCTGCCGAAGGATGCGGATTGGACGGCCCACGAAGGCGCGGATGAGGCTGCGGTCTGGGAGCAGCTGCGCCAGCGCTATAACGGATTCGGGCCGGTCGTGGTTCGCGTCGTCGGACTTCCCACTCAGGTGCATGAAATAATAGAGGAGTACCGGCCGTCCGGATGGATCGCGCACGGCTTGAACGGAATTGTTCTGATGCGGCTGGATTCGGGGGATGAGATACCGCGCATCCGGCAGAAGTATCGGGTTGTGATCGAGAGAGCTCCCCTGGAAGTCCGGCGCGGGGTAGCGACCTTCGGTATTACCGGGGCTGAAGCGGACCTGATGAAGAAGATGAAATCGGCGTTCGATCCGGATGGACGATTGAATCCCGGAAGGCATGTGGATGGAGAACGGCTTTGA
- a CDS encoding FAD-linked oxidase C-terminal domain-containing protein: MNRDIVARLRGFLDSTCVVEDETELLVYECDGLPLFKNRPDVVVFPKTTGDVAQIVRVANEYRIPFLPRGAGTGLSGGALAVEGGIVIEMQRMNRILSIDTENRIAVVQPGVVNLHISQAAAPHGLYYAPDPSSQMSCSIGGNVAENSGGPHCLKYGMTTNHILAVEAVTSGGEIIRLGNPAGEPIGMDLLGSIVGSEGTFAIVTEITVRLLPKPQAVKTLLAAFHSVEECSQTVSDVIAAGIVPSALEFVDARTIEAVEASVYKAGYPLDAVAALLIEVDGFRDGLEETASAIVEICRKNRSYDIRVAKDDEERAKLWLGRKGAFGAMGRLAPDMITMDAVIPRTRLPEVLVAIDRMSEKYGLGVANVFHAGDGNLHPLILFDSRHPDQVDKIFAMSEEIMKLCVDVGGSLSGEHGIGYEKKDFMDLVFSEGDLETMMRVKRVFNPDGLLNPAKIFPSRRACTEVGKHATTSTAEIGKRVEAILLGSPEKVQR, from the coding sequence GTGAACCGGGACATTGTCGCCAGACTCCGGGGCTTTCTGGATTCAACTTGCGTGGTCGAGGACGAAACCGAGCTGTTGGTTTACGAGTGCGACGGGTTGCCGCTGTTCAAAAACCGTCCGGACGTCGTCGTTTTCCCAAAGACAACCGGAGACGTTGCGCAGATCGTCCGGGTGGCGAACGAGTATCGCATTCCGTTTCTGCCGCGCGGCGCCGGAACGGGATTGAGCGGCGGAGCGCTGGCGGTCGAAGGCGGCATCGTCATCGAGATGCAGCGGATGAATCGGATTCTGTCGATCGACACGGAGAACCGCATCGCCGTCGTTCAACCCGGCGTCGTCAACCTTCATATCTCGCAGGCGGCTGCGCCGCACGGACTTTATTACGCGCCCGATCCCTCGAGTCAGATGTCGTGCAGTATCGGCGGTAACGTGGCGGAAAATTCCGGCGGTCCGCATTGCCTGAAATATGGCATGACGACGAATCACATTCTCGCGGTCGAGGCCGTCACCTCAGGCGGAGAGATTATCCGGCTGGGCAATCCTGCAGGAGAGCCCATCGGCATGGATCTCCTCGGCTCGATCGTCGGGTCCGAGGGAACCTTCGCGATCGTGACCGAGATCACCGTGCGGCTGCTTCCAAAGCCGCAGGCTGTAAAAACGCTGCTCGCCGCATTCCACTCTGTTGAAGAGTGCAGCCAGACGGTGTCGGATGTGATCGCTGCCGGCATTGTTCCATCTGCGCTGGAATTCGTCGATGCCAGGACCATCGAAGCGGTTGAAGCATCGGTCTACAAAGCGGGCTACCCGCTCGATGCGGTTGCCGCGCTTCTGATCGAAGTCGATGGGTTCCGCGACGGACTGGAAGAAACTGCCAGTGCGATCGTGGAGATCTGCCGGAAGAATCGTTCGTACGACATCCGTGTGGCCAAAGACGATGAAGAGCGGGCGAAGCTCTGGCTCGGACGCAAAGGCGCCTTCGGCGCGATGGGCCGTCTGGCTCCGGACATGATCACGATGGATGCCGTGATTCCCAGGACGCGTCTTCCTGAAGTTCTCGTCGCGATCGACCGGATGTCGGAGAAATATGGTCTCGGCGTTGCCAATGTTTTCCATGCGGGCGACGGCAACCTGCATCCGCTGATCCTGTTCGACAGCCGGCATCCGGACCAGGTCGACAAAATCTTTGCGATGAGCGAAGAGATCATGAAGCTTTGCGTCGATGTCGGCGGATCTCTCAGCGGCGAGCACGGCATCGGGTACGAGAAAAAGGATTTCATGGATCTTGTCTTCAGCGAGGGCGACCTCGAAACGATGATGCGCGTGAAGCGGGTTTTCAATCCCGACGGTCTGCTGAATCCTGCGAAAATCTTCCCAAGCCGCCGCGCCTGCACCGAGGTCGGCAAGCACGCGACCACAAGCACGGCCGAGATTGGCAAGCGCGTCGAAGCGATCCTGCTGGGATCGCCGGAGAAGGTTCAGCGTTGA